The nucleotide sequence ACGGCGAGAAGACCGTGACGCTCAAGGGGGAGAACATCGCGGACGAGTTCAAGGAGATCGTCGAAGCCTACGTGCGCCGCACCTACGGCGCCGAAGCGCCGTAGGTGCGGCGCACGTAGGCTTCGAGTTCAAAGCTGCAAGTTCAAAGTTCAAAGTACGGGGAGACCTGGTGCCCGATCCGGCGCTTCACTTTGACCTTGGACTTGAAACTTTGAACTAAAGCGCTTCTTTAAGAAGCGCTTTCTTCCCGTCCACCTCCGCCCACTCATCCGCATCCTCCGGCGGCGCCTCCCGGGCCTTGATGACCGGCCACTGGCGGGCCAGGCGGGCGTTGAGGGCGAGGAATTCCTCCTGGCCTTCGGGGATGCCGTCGTCGGGGACGATGGCGTCCACCGGGCACTCGGGGACGCAGACGGCGCAGTCGATGCACTCCTCGGGGTCGATGACGAGGAAGTTCGGGCCGCCGTGGAAGCAGTCCACCGGGCAGACCTCGACGCAGTCCGTGTAGCGGCAGCGGATGCAGGGTTCGGTGACGACGTAGGTCATCGCCCCTGGCTGGCCTGGACCGGTCCGCGGCTGGCCAGTGCGCCGCAGACGTCGCAGCGCCAGTGCTCGCCGGCGTACTGGCGCGCCAGGGCCTCACGGATCTGCGGCCGGTCGACGAAATCAGCCAGGGTGATGCCGCGCAGGAAGCGCTCGATCTCGGCGGTGAGGCCGCTCCAGAGCACCTCGTCCAGCGCCGAGCCCGGAGCGCGGCGGCGGCGATCGCTCTCCATCAGCTCGATCACCTCGCCCACTGAGATGGTCTCCGGCGGGCGCGCCAGACGATAGCCGCCGCCGGGGCCCGGCGTTCCCTGGACCAGGCGCGCGCGCCGCAGCCGGGTGAAGATCTGATCGATATAGGACATGGAGATGCCCTGGCAGACCGAGACCTCCGCCAGGGGCACCGCCCCCGCCTCGTTGTGGATCGCGAGGTGCAGCAGCGCACTGACGGCATAGCGGCTTTTGGCGGAGAGACGGATCATCGTCGGCAACGGCTCCGGCGTTGCTGAAAGCTGTTCCCATTATGCCAGCTTCAGGGCCCTCGGGCCTTGAGCGCCGTTCACACCTGGAACGGCTGCACGGTGTGGCCGTGGTTCACCGGCCCGTGCCCGCCGCCGAGCGGCGTGGCCGTCTCCAGCGCCCGCTGCAGATAGGCGCGTCCGCGCCGGACGGCGGCCTCCAGCGGCAGGCCACGGCCGATACCCTCGGCAATAGCCGAGGCCAGGGTACAGCCGGTGCCGTGGTCGCAGCGGGTGGCGATACGCGGATGCTCCAGGCGGATCGTGCCGGCAGCCGTGGCAAGCACGTCCACGACGGTCTCGCCGGCCAGATGGCCGCCCTTCACCAGCACCGCGTCGGCCCCCAGGCCACGCAGGGCCTCAGCCGCCTCGCACAATGCCGTGACATCCGGCAACCGCTCCCCGAGCAGCACCTCGGCCTCCGGCGCGTTCGGGGTAAGCAGCGTTGCCCTGGGCAGCAGCCGCTCTCGCAGCGTGGCGACCGCTTCCTCGCGGATCAGCCGGTCGCCGCTCTGGGCGACCATCACCGGGTCCAGCACCAGCGGCGTGCCCGGCGCCAGCCGCTCCAGCGCGCCGGCGACGGTCTCGATCACGTCCACGTCGTGCAGCATGCCGGTCTTGAGGCAGTCGGCGCCGATGTCCTCCAGCACCGCCGCCATCTGGCGCTCGATGAAGGCGGT is from Spiribacter halobius and encodes:
- a CDS encoding Rrf2 family transcriptional regulator produces the protein MIRLSAKSRYAVSALLHLAIHNEAGAVPLAEVSVCQGISMSYIDQIFTRLRRARLVQGTPGPGGGYRLARPPETISVGEVIELMESDRRRRAPGSALDEVLWSGLTAEIERFLRGITLADFVDRPQIREALARQYAGEHWRCDVCGALASRGPVQASQGR
- the fdxA gene encoding ferredoxin FdxA, producing MTYVVTEPCIRCRYTDCVEVCPVDCFHGGPNFLVIDPEECIDCAVCVPECPVDAIVPDDGIPEGQEEFLALNARLARQWPVIKAREAPPEDADEWAEVDGKKALLKEAL
- the thiD gene encoding bifunctional hydroxymethylpyrimidine kinase/phosphomethylpyrimidine kinase — encoded protein: MTPARILIMAGSDSGGGAGIQADIKAVTALGGFAMAAITALTAQNTRGVQDVMGVPTAFIERQMAAVLEDIGADCLKTGMLHDVDVIETVAGALERLAPGTPLVLDPVMVAQSGDRLIREEAVATLRERLLPRATLLTPNAPEAEVLLGERLPDVTALCEAAEALRGLGADAVLVKGGHLAGETVVDVLATAAGTIRLEHPRIATRCDHGTGCTLASAIAEGIGRGLPLEAAVRRGRAYLQRALETATPLGGGHGPVNHGHTVQPFQV